A stretch of DNA from Betaproteobacteria bacterium:
GACAGCGACAGGCAGGGGGCAATCCTGCTCTTCGTCCCGGTCTTCAAGCCGAGCGCCAATGTCACCACCGTGTCGAGGCGCCAAGCCGCGGTCACCGGCTACGTCTACACGCTCTTTCGCATCAATGGCCTCATGCACCGCATCGTGGGCGAGGTCTCGGACATCCGGCTGCGGGTCTTCGATGGTGCGCCCGGCCGCATCACCGACGTGCTCTTCGACAGCAAGCCCGCGGCGACGCTGCGCTCCGGTCCGTCCGAGTTCGTCGCCACGCTGGGCCTCCCGCTGCCGGGCCGGGAATGGACGCTGGAAGTGCAGTCGCTGCCGGTCATGGATGCAACCATCGATCGCCACACACCGTGGATCGTCGCCGTCGAGGGCGGGATCATCAGTGCGCTCGCCATTGCGATCATCTGGTCGCTCGCGACGCTGCGCGCACGCGCCGCCGACCTCGCCCGCGGCATGACGCGGGACCTGCGGGAGAGCCGGGAACGCTTGGCGCTCGCCATCGAGGGTTCCAACCAGGCGCTCTTCGACTGGGACGTGCGCACCGGCCGGGTGACGCTCAACGAGCAGTGGTCACGCATCACGGGCGGCCGGACCGACATGACGACGGCACGCGAACTGATCGGGCTCGTCCATCCCGACGACTTGCGGCACGTGCTGCGGCAGACGCGCGACCTGCTGCAGGACCGGCTGCCGTTCTACCACGTCGAACACCGCGTGCGCACCGCCGCCGGCAACTGGCGCTGGATATCGAGCCGCGCCAAGGTGGTCGAGCGCGACGGCAGCGGCCGTCCCACCCGCGTTGCCGGCACCAACCTCGACATCACGCCGCGCAAGGAAATGGAGGGCATGAAGAACGAGTTCATCGCCACCGTGAGCCATGAACTGCGCACGCCGCTCACCGCGATCGTCGGCGCGCTCGGGCTCCTCAGGCAGGAGTCGTCGGGGAAGCTCTCCGACGGCGCGTCGCTCTTCCTCAACATGGCGCAGCAGAACAGCGACCGCCTCGCCGCACTCATCGACGACATCCTCGCCATCGAGAAGATCGAAGCGGGAACGGTGGATTTCCGCCTCGCCCCGGTCGCCTTGCGGCCGCTCCTGGAGCGCGCCATCAGCCTCAACACGCCGTACGCCCGCCGGTTCGATGTGCGTCTGGAACTCGAGCTGCCGCTGCCCGAGGTTTCGGTGACCGGCGATGCGGACCGGCTGCTGCAAGTGATGGCCAACCTCTTGTCGAACGCTGCCAAGTTCTCCCCGACCGGCGCGACTGTCTCGGTTGCCTGCGCGGTACTGGACAACGCGGTGCGCGTGACCGTGACCGACCGCGGCCCCGGCATCCCCGAAGAATTCCGTCGCCGCATCTTCCAGAAGTTCGCCCAGGCCGACAGCGGCGATACACGCCAGAAAGGCGGAACAGGCCTCGGACTTTCCATCTGCAAGGCGATCGTGGAGCGACTGGGCGGCACCATCGGCTTCGTCTGCGCCCCCGGCCGGGGCACCACCTTCCATTTCGATCTGCCACTGCGCGCCTGAGCAAGATCGCGATTCGGTGGCGCACAGCTCAGCTGATGTCGATAATGGCGGCCGTTCCAA
This window harbors:
- a CDS encoding CHASE domain-containing protein — protein: MIEVAKLRTRIAAELSVFEPHYRALALSVALILAAAYVYSAWSYASRTASNEARLRFDFRASQIEAAVQSRLMDYEQVLSGTFALLAASHEVNPREWRTYLHHLAVAEHYPGMLGIGYLAVEASERKAVRAAARQPSATYLPVTYVWPFAAPEEEGPREEEVSPAQVLSDPAAVEAMARARDTGLPALSGQILFDSDRQGAILLFVPVFKPSANVTTVSRRQAAVTGYVYTLFRINGLMHRIVGEVSDIRLRVFDGAPGRITDVLFDSKPAATLRSGPSEFVATLGLPLPGREWTLEVQSLPVMDATIDRHTPWIVAVEGGIISALAIAIIWSLATLRARAADLARGMTRDLRESRERLALAIEGSNQALFDWDVRTGRVTLNEQWSRITGGRTDMTTARELIGLVHPDDLRHVLRQTRDLLQDRLPFYHVEHRVRTAAGNWRWISSRAKVVERDGSGRPTRVAGTNLDITPRKEMEGMKNEFIATVSHELRTPLTAIVGALGLLRQESSGKLSDGASLFLNMAQQNSDRLAALIDDILAIEKIEAGTVDFRLAPVALRPLLERAISLNTPYARRFDVRLELELPLPEVSVTGDADRLLQVMANLLSNAAKFSPTGATVSVACAVLDNAVRVTVTDRGPGIPEEFRRRIFQKFAQADSGDTRQKGGTGLGLSICKAIVERLGGTIGFVCAPGRGTTFHFDLPLRA